The following proteins are co-located in the Rhodococcus opacus B4 genome:
- a CDS encoding ABC transporter ATP-binding protein, giving the protein MSMEVTAWNAMYNAMHAQEDRRPFSRTTLRRIARFARPHRRNLAWYLLLSVVTAALAVATPVLAGRVVNAIVGGDAVSVIVRLAALIAVIAVLESALALWTRWLSASIGEDLILDLRTAVFDHVQRMPVAFFTRTRTGALVSRLNNDVIGAQRAFSDTLSGVVSNLVTLGITLIVMIGISWQITLCALLLLPIFVLPARTMGARLAQLNREAANHNSVMSTQMTERFSAPGATLVKLFGRPSEESAEFAVRARRVRNIGVRTAMLQSVFVTALTLVSALALALVYGLGGFYALRGQLDAGAVVAMAMLLTRLYSPLTALASARMDVMSALVSFERVFEVLDLKPLIAEKPDAVAVPEGPVSVEFDSVEFAYPSADKVSLASLEEVATLDTRGGVEVLHRLSFRAEPGQMVALVGSSGAGKSTIAQLVPRLYDADAGSVKLGGVDVRDLTADSVRATVGMVTQDGHLFHDTVRANLLLARPGATPAELAEVLERARLTDLVAALPDGLDTVVGERGYRLSGGERQRLTIARLLLAHPRVVILDEATAHLDSTSEAAVQEALGEALAGRTAVVIAHRLSTVRAADLILVVEAGRIVERGTHSELLAAGGRYEELYRTQFDTGTVSSPALTEVLR; this is encoded by the coding sequence ATGAGCATGGAAGTCACGGCGTGGAACGCGATGTACAACGCGATGCACGCCCAGGAAGATCGACGCCCCTTCTCCCGGACGACGTTGCGGCGGATCGCCCGTTTCGCCCGGCCGCACCGCCGCAACCTCGCGTGGTACCTGCTGCTCAGCGTCGTCACTGCGGCGCTGGCCGTGGCCACCCCGGTGCTGGCGGGCCGCGTCGTGAACGCCATCGTCGGCGGCGACGCCGTGTCCGTGATCGTGCGTCTCGCGGCGCTCATCGCGGTCATCGCCGTCCTCGAATCCGCGCTCGCGCTGTGGACGCGGTGGTTGTCGGCGAGCATCGGCGAGGACCTGATCCTCGACCTGCGCACCGCCGTGTTCGACCACGTGCAGCGCATGCCGGTCGCGTTCTTCACCCGCACCCGCACCGGCGCGCTTGTCAGCCGCCTCAACAACGACGTGATCGGTGCGCAGCGCGCGTTCAGCGACACCCTGTCGGGTGTGGTGTCCAACCTGGTCACGCTCGGCATCACGCTGATCGTGATGATCGGGATCTCCTGGCAGATCACGCTGTGCGCACTGCTGCTGCTGCCCATCTTCGTCCTGCCCGCCCGCACGATGGGCGCACGGCTCGCACAACTCAATCGTGAGGCGGCCAACCACAACTCGGTGATGAGCACGCAGATGACCGAGCGGTTCTCGGCGCCGGGCGCCACCCTCGTCAAACTGTTCGGCCGCCCCTCCGAGGAGTCCGCCGAATTCGCGGTCCGTGCGCGGCGAGTGCGGAACATCGGCGTCCGGACGGCCATGCTGCAGTCGGTGTTCGTCACCGCGCTCACCCTCGTCTCGGCGCTCGCGCTGGCCCTCGTCTACGGGCTGGGCGGGTTCTACGCACTGCGCGGACAGCTCGACGCGGGAGCCGTCGTCGCGATGGCGATGCTGCTCACCCGCCTGTATTCGCCCCTCACCGCACTGGCCAGCGCACGCATGGACGTGATGAGCGCGCTGGTGAGCTTCGAGCGCGTGTTCGAGGTCCTCGACCTGAAGCCGCTGATCGCGGAGAAGCCCGACGCCGTCGCGGTGCCCGAGGGCCCGGTGTCGGTGGAGTTCGACTCCGTGGAGTTCGCGTACCCCTCGGCCGACAAGGTGTCGCTGGCGTCACTCGAAGAGGTCGCGACCCTCGACACACGCGGCGGCGTAGAGGTGCTGCACCGACTGTCGTTCCGCGCCGAACCCGGGCAGATGGTCGCCCTGGTGGGGTCGTCCGGGGCCGGCAAGTCCACCATCGCCCAACTGGTTCCCCGGCTCTACGACGCGGACGCGGGCTCGGTGAAACTCGGTGGGGTCGACGTGCGGGACCTGACCGCGGACTCGGTGCGGGCCACCGTCGGCATGGTGACCCAGGACGGGCATCTCTTTCACGACACCGTGCGGGCCAACCTTCTGCTCGCCCGTCCGGGTGCCACGCCGGCGGAACTCGCGGAGGTCCTGGAGCGGGCCCGGCTCACCGACCTCGTCGCCGCCCTTCCCGACGGCCTCGACACGGTGGTCGGCGAACGCGGCTACCGGCTGTCGGGCGGCGAACGCCAGCGGCTGACCATCGCCCGCCTTCTGCTCGCGCATCCGCGGGTCGTCATCCTCGACGAAGCGACGGCGCACCTGGACTCCACGTCCGAGGCCGCCGTGCAGGAGGCACTGGGCGAGGCCCTCGCCGGACGGACGGCCGTGGTCATCGCCCACCGGTTGTCGACCGTCCGCGCGGCCGATCTGATCCTCGTTGTGGAGGCCGGCCGCATCGTCGAACGCGGAACACACTCCGAACTGCTCGCCGCGGGCGGCCGGTACGAAGAGCTGTACCGCACTCAGTTCGACACGGGCACGGTCTCGTCCCCGGCTCTCACCGAGGTGCTGCGGTGA
- a CDS encoding AMIN-like domain-containing (lipo)protein: MINHRIGPFAVFAACSLAAVTLTGCSESNSASSAAATSPAAAATTSSALESESAPIPADASPKSSAASDSAKLTVTDVRVGGHEGFDRVVYELGGKGTPGWRVAYVDEAVQDGSGKTIPVSGNGILQVQIDGSAYPFDSDVEGYSGPNPVPGVPGGTVTEVNGALVFEGVTQSFIGVTAPGRPFTVSALSNPTRVVVDVAR; encoded by the coding sequence ATGATCAACCACCGGATCGGTCCCTTCGCCGTGTTCGCCGCCTGCTCGCTGGCCGCCGTGACGCTCACCGGATGCTCGGAGTCGAACTCCGCCAGCAGCGCGGCGGCGACGTCGCCGGCTGCCGCGGCCACCACGAGCAGCGCCCTCGAATCCGAGTCGGCGCCGATCCCGGCCGACGCGTCACCGAAATCGTCGGCGGCGTCCGACTCCGCCAAGCTCACCGTCACCGACGTCCGCGTCGGCGGGCACGAGGGATTCGACCGTGTGGTGTACGAACTCGGCGGCAAGGGCACGCCGGGCTGGCGGGTCGCGTACGTGGACGAGGCGGTGCAGGACGGCAGCGGCAAGACGATCCCGGTGTCGGGCAACGGCATCCTGCAGGTACAGATCGACGGCTCGGCGTACCCGTTCGACAGCGACGTGGAGGGCTACTCGGGCCCCAACCCGGTGCCCGGGGTTCCCGGCGGCACGGTCACCGAGGTCAACGGGGCGCTGGTATTCGAAGGCGTCACCCAGTCGTTCATCGGCGTGACCGCGCCCGGCCGTCCGTTCACGGTGTCCGCTCTGTCGAATCCGACCCGGGTGGTCGTCGACGTCGCGAGGTGA
- a CDS encoding YchJ family protein translates to MTAVHTGTVTVRCPCLLGEPYDECCGRYHRGEAKAPTAERLMRSRFSAFAVLDTDYLVATWHPSTRPTDLDLDPGQRWTRLDILGTTGGGLLDTTGTVEFRAHYVLDGHRESLHENSRFVREDGNWLYLDAIATPRPGLPRL, encoded by the coding sequence GTGACCGCCGTCCATACTGGGACGGTGACCGTTCGATGCCCCTGCCTGCTCGGTGAACCGTACGACGAATGCTGCGGGAGGTACCACCGCGGCGAGGCGAAAGCGCCTACGGCCGAGCGTCTGATGCGTTCCCGGTTCAGCGCGTTCGCGGTCCTGGACACCGACTATCTCGTCGCGACGTGGCATCCGAGTACGCGGCCCACGGATCTGGACCTCGATCCCGGGCAGCGCTGGACCCGCCTCGACATCCTGGGCACGACCGGCGGCGGTCTGCTCGACACCACTGGCACCGTCGAGTTCCGGGCCCACTACGTGCTGGACGGCCACCGCGAATCGCTGCACGAGAACAGCCGATTCGTCCGTGAGGACGGCAACTGGCTGTACCTGGACGCGATCGCGACGCCACGCCCGGGGCTCCCCCGACTCTGA
- a CDS encoding long-chain-fatty-acid--CoA ligase: MSDAENEIIFDRLAHWAQVRPDDVAVQFQGAEYTWSGWRDRILHIAGALAEGGIGAGDTVAFVDKNHLSCLEVTYAASLLGAAAAVPNWRLAGEELDYVINDCRARILFVGNEFLQQVMALRDRLTGIEQIITVGGEHDEFEPWLAEASALSSRPEVAADATALILYSSGTTGRPKGVQLTHRNLIAHSVAVLDILPARHDDCLLVAMPLFHVGGSCYAIMGVHAGARCHFTREADAPSLFGALAAGANIAFLVPPVIAGVLAAGEQAVAAFGALHRITYGAAPMPLPLLRSALAAWPDAEFVQVYGMTECAGVVTALLPEVHRDESQEARMASAGRPIPGVEMRIVDPATAEDVATGETGELWWRSDQRTPGYLGKPEATAEAITADGWLRSGDMGRADADGFVFIEDRLKDMIITGGENVYSPEIERVLVEHPAVAEVAVIGVPDEHWGETVKAVVVPVTGISIEPDELIHYTRQRLAKFKCPTTVDVVDLLPRNPTGKILKRELRAPYWKDRTHKLV, encoded by the coding sequence ATGTCGGACGCCGAGAACGAGATCATCTTCGACCGACTCGCGCACTGGGCGCAGGTCCGACCGGACGACGTCGCCGTGCAGTTCCAGGGCGCCGAGTACACCTGGTCCGGGTGGCGCGACCGGATCCTGCACATCGCGGGAGCGCTGGCGGAAGGCGGAATCGGGGCCGGCGACACGGTCGCGTTCGTCGACAAGAACCACCTGTCCTGCCTCGAGGTCACCTACGCCGCCTCGCTCCTCGGTGCGGCCGCCGCGGTGCCGAATTGGCGGCTCGCCGGCGAGGAACTCGACTACGTGATCAACGACTGCCGCGCCCGGATCCTGTTCGTGGGCAACGAGTTTCTCCAGCAGGTCATGGCGTTGCGGGACCGGCTGACCGGCATCGAGCAGATCATCACCGTCGGTGGGGAGCACGACGAGTTCGAGCCGTGGCTCGCCGAGGCGTCCGCCCTGTCGTCGAGGCCCGAGGTGGCCGCGGACGCCACCGCGCTGATCCTGTACAGCTCGGGAACCACCGGCAGGCCCAAGGGTGTTCAGCTGACGCACCGCAACCTGATCGCGCACAGCGTCGCGGTGCTCGACATCCTGCCCGCACGGCACGACGACTGTCTGCTCGTCGCCATGCCGCTGTTCCACGTCGGCGGGAGCTGCTACGCGATCATGGGTGTGCACGCCGGCGCCCGCTGCCATTTCACCAGGGAGGCCGACGCCCCTTCGCTGTTCGGCGCGCTCGCGGCAGGCGCGAACATCGCGTTCCTCGTGCCGCCGGTGATCGCCGGGGTGCTCGCCGCGGGCGAGCAGGCCGTGGCCGCGTTCGGCGCGCTGCACCGGATCACGTACGGCGCGGCCCCGATGCCCCTGCCGCTGCTGCGCAGCGCGCTCGCCGCGTGGCCGGACGCGGAATTCGTCCAGGTGTACGGAATGACCGAGTGTGCGGGTGTGGTCACCGCACTCCTGCCGGAGGTGCATCGCGACGAGTCGCAGGAGGCGAGGATGGCGTCGGCGGGCCGGCCGATTCCCGGTGTGGAGATGCGCATCGTGGACCCGGCCACCGCCGAGGACGTCGCCACCGGGGAGACCGGGGAGTTGTGGTGGCGGTCGGACCAGCGCACGCCCGGCTATCTCGGCAAGCCCGAGGCGACGGCGGAGGCGATCACCGCGGACGGGTGGTTGCGCAGCGGCGACATGGGCCGCGCGGACGCCGACGGTTTCGTGTTCATCGAGGACCGGTTGAAGGACATGATCATCACCGGCGGCGAGAACGTGTACTCCCCCGAGATCGAACGGGTCCTCGTCGAACACCCGGCGGTGGCGGAGGTCGCGGTGATCGGCGTGCCCGACGAGCACTGGGGTGAGACCGTCAAGGCCGTCGTCGTACCGGTGACCGGAATCAGCATCGAACCGGACGAGCTGATCCACTACACCCGTCAGCGCCTGGCGAAGTTCAAGTGCCCGACGACGGTCGACGTCGTCGACCTGCTGCCGCGCAACCCCACCGGCAAGATCCTCAAGCGGGAACTGCGCGCGCCGTACTGGAAGGACCGCACCCACAAGCTCGTGTGA
- a CDS encoding ABC transporter ATP-binding protein, producing the protein MSTHAPAVAARAVELSKTYGTGDTQVHALSAVSAEFARGEFTAIMGPSGSGKSTLMHCLAGLDSASSGSVLIGDTELTTLTDKQMTQLRRDRIGFVFQAFNLVPTLTALENITLPLDIAGRKPDAAWLENVLTKLGLQDRLEHRPGELSGGQQQRVACARALAGQPEIIFGDEPTGNLDSKSSGEVLSILRAAVDEFHQTVVIVTHDPRAAAYADRVVFLADGKIVDELREPTADSVLDTMKRLDDPAHALASDAAV; encoded by the coding sequence ATGAGCACGCATGCCCCCGCTGTCGCTGCCCGTGCTGTCGAGCTGTCCAAGACGTACGGCACCGGCGACACTCAGGTCCACGCGCTCAGCGCGGTATCCGCGGAGTTCGCCCGTGGTGAGTTCACCGCGATCATGGGACCGTCCGGTTCCGGCAAGTCGACGCTGATGCACTGCCTGGCCGGCCTCGACTCGGCCAGTTCGGGTTCGGTCCTCATCGGCGACACCGAACTGACGACGCTGACGGACAAGCAGATGACGCAACTGCGGCGCGATCGAATCGGCTTCGTGTTCCAGGCGTTCAACCTGGTGCCCACGCTGACGGCGCTGGAGAACATCACCCTGCCGCTGGACATTGCGGGCCGTAAGCCGGACGCCGCCTGGCTCGAGAACGTGCTCACCAAGCTCGGACTGCAGGACCGTCTCGAGCACCGGCCCGGCGAGCTGTCCGGGGGTCAGCAACAGCGGGTCGCGTGTGCCCGCGCCCTGGCCGGGCAGCCGGAGATCATCTTCGGCGACGAGCCCACCGGCAACCTCGACTCGAAGTCCTCGGGGGAGGTGCTGTCGATCCTGCGGGCCGCGGTGGACGAGTTCCACCAGACCGTCGTCATCGTCACGCACGATCCCCGGGCGGCGGCCTACGCCGACCGGGTGGTCTTCCTCGCGGACGGCAAGATCGTCGACGAACTGCGCGAGCCGACGGCCGATTCGGTCCTCGACACGATGAAGCGACTCGACGATCCCGCCCACGCCCTCGCGTCCGACGCGGCGGTCTGA